In Brevibacillus brevis, a genomic segment contains:
- a CDS encoding type IV secretion system DNA-binding domain-containing protein: MIVTYGGLDAFLHTLVVGPTGSGKTSYLLSPMAMQILESYKRGNRVGMLILEPSGDFVEDIYQGCLAYGIPVWRIDPTWDGSDGLNPLLGEPQVVAEMTRTVLKRLFGKQEAFFALVQEMAARNAVLLLKRLYGDDADLLHIVRALRNLKTLKEHITDYERKYRRDDLVEFFQVEVFDSENFTKISTGLRMQLEDLVGNELVLKLLTKKKDESVRFEDHLANGGVVLINSALGELGNLSSIFGQFAIMTFQNAVFRRPGNQWTRRPHYTFIDELPEYLNPDFRRLLTLGRKYRNACTIAIQNISQLKVDGYPGLEDTIMTNCRNKLIFACEHEADAKKFSALFGTEKRVNQTKMYDTHMGIKAITADKVTQTEKEVPRFTPTQLMELPAYHFVARLVKNGQLQVPKLVKGELVRIPEGKEEEEKRKPFAWLETVKRKRKEEMISTDVPSESEEEKAAVSQEAGDQQRKKITIVFPEQSNLSGEEKWFTLRKTKRKTG, translated from the coding sequence ATGATCGTCACCTATGGCGGATTGGATGCGTTTTTGCACACCCTGGTTGTGGGACCAACCGGGAGCGGGAAAACAAGTTACTTGCTCTCTCCCATGGCCATGCAAATCTTGGAGTCGTATAAGCGTGGAAACCGTGTCGGGATGCTGATTTTGGAGCCAAGCGGCGACTTTGTGGAGGATATTTACCAAGGGTGCCTTGCCTACGGTATCCCGGTTTGGCGAATCGATCCAACGTGGGACGGAAGCGATGGTTTAAACCCGCTTTTGGGCGAACCTCAAGTCGTCGCGGAAATGACGAGGACCGTATTGAAAAGGCTTTTTGGCAAACAAGAAGCCTTTTTTGCATTGGTGCAGGAAATGGCTGCACGAAATGCGGTCTTGCTTTTGAAGCGTCTGTACGGAGACGATGCCGATCTGCTGCATATTGTCCGCGCGCTCCGAAATCTCAAAACGCTGAAGGAACACATCACGGATTATGAACGAAAATACAGGAGAGATGACCTTGTGGAGTTTTTTCAGGTTGAGGTTTTCGACAGTGAAAACTTCACCAAAATCTCTACGGGCCTTCGGATGCAGCTGGAAGACTTGGTTGGGAACGAGCTGGTGTTGAAACTGCTGACGAAAAAGAAGGACGAGAGTGTCCGGTTTGAGGATCATTTGGCAAACGGAGGGGTGGTTCTCATTAACTCCGCGTTGGGAGAGTTGGGGAATCTCAGCAGCATTTTCGGCCAGTTTGCCATTATGACATTTCAAAACGCTGTTTTTCGTCGGCCGGGGAACCAATGGACGAGGCGCCCACATTACACCTTCATTGACGAGCTGCCGGAATATCTCAATCCGGATTTTCGCCGACTATTGACGTTGGGGCGGAAATATCGAAACGCGTGTACGATCGCCATCCAGAATATTTCCCAGCTGAAGGTAGACGGATATCCCGGCTTGGAGGATACCATCATGACCAACTGCCGGAACAAATTGATTTTCGCCTGTGAACACGAAGCGGATGCAAAAAAGTTCAGCGCCTTGTTTGGGACGGAAAAGCGCGTTAATCAGACCAAAATGTACGACACCCATATGGGAATAAAAGCAATCACGGCGGACAAAGTGACCCAGACGGAAAAGGAAGTACCGCGGTTTACTCCGACACAGCTCATGGAATTGCCTGCCTATCACTTTGTCGCCAGGCTCGTAAAGAACGGGCAGCTGCAGGTACCCAAACTCGTGAAGGGGGAACTGGTTCGAATACCAGAAGGGAAGGAGGAAGAAGAAAAACGGAAGCCATTCGCGTGGTTAGAAACAGTGAAGAGAAAACGAAAGGAGGAGATGATCTCGACAGATGTTCCGAGCGAATCAGAGGAGGAAAAAGCAGCAGTATCACAAGAAGCGGGAGATCAGCAGAGAAAGAAGATCACGATTGTGTTTCCGGAGCAGTCCAATCTTTCCGGGGAAGAGAAATGGTTTACGTTACGAAAAACCAAACGAAAAACGGGATAA
- a CDS encoding putative toxin-antitoxin system toxin component, PIN family, with product MNVIIDTSSFIRAIIENDSVAWECLEMVMVHHQHLVTEEMAKELLVAIYQVSGRKGKNPLPAFRMAALYLLRAKEIEPDLSYSWCFDPNDAMFIECAICGGAKVVISNDRSLTTLHEYVTDEEGKRLIREIEFLTPEEFVSKYGLS from the coding sequence ATGAACGTTATCATTGATACCTCTTCTTTTATTCGAGCGATCATTGAAAATGATTCGGTTGCTTGGGAATGTCTCGAAATGGTCATGGTTCACCATCAACATTTGGTAACAGAAGAAATGGCGAAAGAATTACTTGTCGCGATTTACCAAGTAAGTGGGCGAAAAGGCAAAAATCCGTTACCTGCCTTTCGTATGGCAGCATTGTACTTGCTTCGAGCCAAAGAAATTGAGCCTGACCTAAGTTATTCATGGTGTTTTGATCCGAACGATGCCATGTTCATCGAATGTGCGATCTGTGGAGGCGCAAAAGTAGTCATCTCCAATGACAGAAGTTTGACAACACTTCATGAGTACGTTACGGATGAAGAAGGGAAGCGACTCATTCGTGAGATTGAGTTTTTAACCCCGGAAGAATTTGTAAGTAAATATGGCCTGTCATGA
- a CDS encoding type II toxin-antitoxin system PemK/MazF family toxin, translated as MTYEQGSIVLLPFPFSDLEGMEKRPALVLSNADSQEKTGRFICMMITSAMPVNEYDIVIQNWEAAGLLKPSVAKVNRVFTINQELVIKVLGKLEHSDFYTIFQAFFRLFQERSTKSQE; from the coding sequence ATGACCTATGAACAAGGGAGCATCGTCCTACTTCCCTTTCCTTTTTCCGATCTGGAAGGAATGGAGAAACGTCCCGCTCTGGTTCTGTCGAATGCAGACAGCCAAGAGAAAACGGGGCGTTTTATTTGTATGATGATAACTTCCGCTATGCCAGTTAATGAATACGATATCGTCATTCAAAACTGGGAAGCGGCAGGGTTATTAAAGCCTTCCGTTGCCAAAGTGAACAGAGTGTTTACCATCAATCAGGAACTGGTTATCAAGGTATTAGGGAAACTGGAACATTCCGATTTCTACACGATTTTTCAAGCGTTTTTTCGATTATTTCAGGAGCGCTCCACAAAATCTCAGGAATGA
- a CDS encoding EAL domain-containing protein, whose protein sequence is MDLPVIQHAKEICEQELRKALAAGKQGGIEIFYQPFVHVGTGQVIGAEALTRWVHPLLGEISPRIFVPLAESNGLVAELDRFVLTVACRQAKRWLNTYGPIRIAINISPLSFQHADFVAVILNVLQETRLPPECLEIELTENIALRQEHTLSTFARLKGIGIKIAIDDFGTGYSSLNYLRMFPVDTLKIDQVFVQDVENSQQEVPITSAIIRLAHELNLQLVAEGVESEEQKNYLMQKDCFVMQGFLFSKPLPADQFEQFLQADVHSGLRRC, encoded by the coding sequence ATGGATCTGCCGGTAATCCAGCACGCCAAAGAAATATGCGAACAAGAATTACGAAAAGCGTTGGCAGCGGGAAAGCAGGGAGGGATTGAGATTTTTTACCAACCATTTGTTCACGTTGGGACAGGTCAGGTTATTGGAGCGGAAGCTCTCACACGATGGGTACACCCATTGTTAGGGGAGATTTCGCCACGAATTTTTGTTCCCCTAGCTGAATCGAATGGTCTGGTTGCCGAATTGGACCGATTCGTATTAACAGTTGCTTGCAGACAGGCGAAGAGGTGGCTAAATACTTATGGGCCAATACGAATCGCTATCAACATTTCCCCGCTTTCCTTCCAACATGCCGACTTTGTTGCGGTTATCTTGAATGTTTTGCAAGAAACTCGGTTGCCCCCAGAGTGTTTGGAGATTGAACTGACGGAGAACATTGCGCTTCGACAAGAACATACCCTTTCGACATTCGCCAGGTTGAAAGGGATTGGAATAAAGATCGCAATTGACGATTTTGGTACAGGATACTCTTCGCTAAATTACCTGCGCATGTTTCCAGTTGACACATTGAAAATCGACCAAGTATTTGTGCAAGATGTGGAAAACAGCCAGCAGGAAGTTCCGATTACTTCAGCCATCATTCGTCTCGCTCACGAATTGAATCTGCAGCTTGTAGCCGAGGGAGTTGAATCGGAAGAACAGAAGAATTATCTCATGCAGAAAGATTGTTTTGTCATGCAGGGCTTTTTGTTCAGTAAACCGCTGCCTGCCGATCAGTTTGAACAATTCTTACAAGCCGATGTGCATTCTGGATTAAGGAGGTGTTGA
- a CDS encoding ATPase, T2SS/T4P/T4SS family, with translation MQNEKILLNRGRVNLQQLQSQQAATKSSRPDEEQSVEHTSSDYELVRNEVRNFLMNEHNKLVQDALFNKKRKPEVERTIRNYLQIERKFVAGMSIDDVVLRIWKDIFSLGPLDDALEDNSITEIMINGYDQPWVKQNGKDRPAGDLIQFDNQKHLETIIVTKILNSCGKSVSDKNPIVDARIGECRVNVVWQPISQMKGPILTIRKFPPITLTETEFLEKGTASPEMFEFIKLIVQGGCSICMGGSTGSGKTTTFKLMAGFIKKGERVVVIEDTAEMRLEKLYPYEEGYHFISEECRIMEDESLDIVIQKLVVTSLRQTPKRLIIGEIRKEKDLLAAIEAALIGHPLWFTMHGLSASELAERISMLLARFMTKQDANRLLSKSLNIIMMQKHFAEDDRRRVFEIVEIVGVDKDGELILNPIFEYDWDHKKFVRSNPISERLVKMFQHAEIPRTRYEKYLQPAG, from the coding sequence ATGCAAAATGAAAAAATCCTGTTAAATAGAGGACGTGTAAACCTGCAACAACTGCAAAGCCAGCAGGCAGCTACGAAGTCTTCTCGGCCAGACGAAGAACAAAGTGTGGAACACACCAGTTCCGACTACGAATTGGTGCGAAATGAAGTGCGAAACTTTCTCATGAACGAACATAACAAACTTGTCCAGGATGCGCTGTTCAATAAAAAACGAAAGCCGGAGGTAGAGCGGACTATCCGCAACTACCTGCAGATCGAACGAAAGTTTGTGGCTGGCATGAGCATCGATGATGTCGTTCTCCGAATTTGGAAAGACATTTTTTCATTGGGGCCGCTGGATGATGCGTTGGAGGACAACTCCATCACGGAGATCATGATTAACGGGTACGATCAGCCGTGGGTAAAGCAAAACGGAAAAGACCGCCCAGCAGGGGATCTGATTCAATTTGACAATCAGAAGCACCTGGAGACCATCATTGTCACCAAAATCCTGAATTCATGCGGGAAGTCGGTATCGGATAAGAATCCGATTGTGGATGCGCGGATCGGTGAATGCCGAGTAAATGTGGTATGGCAACCCATCAGTCAAATGAAAGGGCCCATCTTGACCATCCGAAAGTTTCCTCCGATCACGTTGACGGAAACGGAATTTTTGGAAAAAGGAACAGCGTCGCCCGAGATGTTTGAGTTTATCAAACTAATTGTTCAAGGGGGCTGCTCCATTTGCATGGGCGGGAGTACCGGGTCCGGAAAAACCACAACCTTTAAGCTGATGGCAGGCTTCATCAAAAAAGGCGAACGAGTCGTTGTCATTGAAGACACCGCCGAAATGCGATTGGAAAAGTTGTATCCCTATGAGGAAGGCTATCACTTTATTTCGGAAGAGTGTCGGATCATGGAAGATGAGTCGTTGGACATTGTGATCCAAAAGTTGGTCGTTACCAGTTTGCGTCAGACACCAAAGCGGTTGATCATCGGGGAGATTCGCAAAGAGAAGGATCTCTTGGCGGCGATTGAGGCTGCCTTGATTGGGCACCCGTTGTGGTTTACCATGCATGGCCTCAGTGCTTCAGAATTGGCAGAACGGATTAGTATGCTTTTGGCACGGTTTATGACCAAACAGGACGCCAATCGGCTGTTATCCAAGTCGCTTAACATTATCATGATGCAGAAGCATTTTGCTGAAGATGACCGCCGCCGCGTGTTTGAAATCGTGGAGATTGTTGGCGTTGACAAAGACGGAGAATTGATCCTCAACCCGATCTTCGAGTATGACTGGGATCATAAAAAGTTTGTTCGCAGCAACCCCATTTCTGAACGTCTGGTCAAAATGTTCCAACATGCAGAAATTCCAAGAACGAGATACGAAAAGTATCTCCAACCCGCTGGATGA
- a CDS encoding cell division protein FtsZ — MSLMNSKELEFMTSNGLIQDVSLRFGVIGAGQKGNKDADIFAGYRFADGTQCYPTLAINFAQADMIHLKNIPEKDRIHFDGMKGAARTPSLVVELFDPTLNPKANELRNQLASAMEKKFANVEHLIISLGAGGGVGTGWGSLTLNLIKEGFFPVPITLLISLPIDDPDEIANALLLLKEIQDFLKIQEELFEYSDTKPLASVILTDNKKIYHDFELKKGSRTLQHTNLSWKDEGNNAVISTIHEANLIPANFGSDNVTYDPSDFIKLMQLSGKLLTIAKARLEPDFTIEKLEAKMRSSIEKGYFACGHQYQTATMYGGFILRPSNADFFKDVITERTIKKVISDYNPITQMRGKFGDPIWNENYAVIYTFFAGMGMPSRFAELATELQQIKEKQVQVQQESELDVDVSAAIKNVKQSTFNPYQPKTNKFGGGGFGGGFQSVFSRSQSAVTKDDENQKEKKEEQPNRFGQRSGNRFDALRKIRLHENQ, encoded by the coding sequence ATGAGCCTGATGAACAGTAAGGAATTGGAGTTCATGACAAGCAACGGCCTCATCCAAGATGTGTCCTTGCGATTTGGTGTGATAGGCGCCGGTCAAAAGGGGAACAAGGATGCGGATATCTTTGCTGGTTATCGCTTTGCGGATGGGACACAATGTTACCCAACGTTGGCAATCAACTTTGCACAGGCGGATATGATTCACCTGAAAAACATCCCGGAAAAGGATCGCATTCACTTTGACGGAATGAAAGGAGCTGCCCGTACTCCTTCTCTTGTGGTCGAGTTATTCGATCCGACGTTGAATCCCAAGGCGAATGAATTGAGAAACCAATTGGCTTCCGCTATGGAAAAGAAATTTGCAAATGTGGAGCATCTGATCATTTCACTTGGCGCCGGGGGTGGGGTGGGAACCGGTTGGGGCTCTCTTACCCTCAATTTGATCAAGGAAGGATTCTTTCCGGTTCCGATTACCTTACTCATTTCGCTACCGATTGACGATCCTGATGAAATCGCAAATGCCTTGCTGCTGTTAAAGGAGATTCAGGATTTTCTCAAGATACAGGAAGAGTTATTTGAATACTCTGACACAAAGCCGTTAGCCAGCGTGATTTTAACCGACAACAAAAAGATTTACCATGATTTTGAATTGAAGAAGGGATCGCGGACACTCCAACATACGAACCTGTCCTGGAAAGACGAGGGGAATAATGCGGTCATTAGTACCATCCACGAAGCCAATCTCATCCCGGCCAATTTTGGAAGCGACAACGTAACCTATGACCCTTCAGACTTCATCAAGCTGATGCAGCTCTCCGGCAAGCTTCTTACGATAGCGAAAGCGCGGTTGGAACCGGATTTTACCATCGAAAAACTGGAAGCAAAGATGAGATCGAGTATCGAGAAGGGATACTTTGCTTGCGGGCACCAGTACCAAACGGCGACGATGTACGGCGGTTTTATTTTGCGACCGTCCAATGCGGACTTTTTCAAGGATGTCATCACGGAACGGACGATCAAGAAAGTGATCAGTGACTACAATCCGATTACGCAAATGAGAGGTAAGTTTGGCGACCCGATCTGGAATGAAAATTACGCGGTCATCTACACTTTTTTTGCTGGGATGGGGATGCCAAGCCGTTTCGCCGAGCTGGCGACAGAACTTCAACAGATCAAGGAAAAACAAGTGCAGGTTCAACAAGAATCGGAACTGGATGTTGATGTGTCTGCCGCTATCAAAAATGTGAAACAGTCAACGTTCAACCCCTATCAGCCGAAAACGAACAAATTCGGAGGGGGTGGTTTTGGGGGAGGATTTCAGTCAGTGTTCAGTCGATCACAGTCAGCCGTCACCAAAGACGATGAGAATCAGAAGGAGAAGAAAGAGGAGCAGCCGAACCGCTTTGGCCAACGATCAGGAAACCGTTTCGATGCGCTGCGGAAGATTCGTCTGCATGAAAACCAGTAA
- a CDS encoding helix-turn-helix transcriptional regulator, producing the protein MTENQLLDKLMNGVSEKYGLTPQESKVLAMLLQGYSIPQVAVHLEVSPYTAEKHSQTVLRKLNIMYKRELPYWLLKEVEASKGRVII; encoded by the coding sequence ATGACAGAAAACCAGTTGCTAGACAAATTGATGAACGGAGTTTCCGAAAAATATGGCCTAACTCCCCAAGAATCAAAAGTGCTGGCCATGCTGCTGCAAGGATACTCCATCCCGCAAGTTGCGGTTCATTTGGAGGTTTCTCCTTATACAGCGGAAAAACACAGCCAAACCGTGCTGAGAAAGCTAAACATTATGTACAAGCGAGAATTACCATATTGGCTTTTAAAAGAAGTGGAGGCATCTAAAGGAAGGGTGATTATATGA
- a CDS encoding DUF1173 family protein, producing MIFVNGQLITEDVYRSGTDYDQTVLKQWHEQKPRIQCACQAYAMRAEMHVRKTPHGRYTLVNNPENSDKHTPACPYYGEVERSRTGERRPVEKVDDRLVVHIKLFPETGTQTEKSRETGNQTGVKTEEQTHRHRLFPSFVFDWYKLAVEQMQGMGKKMTPASVLYHMWHCMSHHRIWIGTEDFYWFGYVPNERFRLPKRRKVVLGWLREREEVIGGERWGIEGMKSCLIRVLVPENHIPRYRVDGKLVVLRVNFDHQEPRSIAPAVGWHITEEGWWLHSGAERELLMLLRERKHTILRPIEPSEEWLGYQPDFVLPERSPPVYVDVLDEPDELLEDRSPQKRKKQAEIYRAAARNRVIRYVQWQSGDPVEL from the coding sequence GTGATTTTTGTAAACGGCCAGTTGATAACCGAAGATGTGTATCGCTCCGGTACAGATTACGATCAAACCGTTTTGAAACAATGGCATGAACAAAAGCCGCGGATACAATGCGCGTGTCAGGCATATGCCATGCGAGCGGAGATGCACGTGCGAAAAACGCCTCATGGACGCTATACGTTGGTCAACAATCCCGAAAACTCCGACAAACATACACCTGCTTGTCCTTACTACGGGGAGGTAGAACGGTCCCGAACAGGGGAGAGGCGCCCGGTCGAAAAGGTTGACGATCGCTTGGTTGTCCATATCAAGTTGTTCCCGGAAACAGGGACACAAACAGAGAAAAGCCGGGAGACGGGGAATCAAACCGGGGTTAAAACTGAAGAACAAACGCATCGACATCGCTTGTTTCCTTCATTCGTCTTCGACTGGTACAAGCTGGCTGTTGAGCAGATGCAGGGAATGGGCAAGAAGATGACTCCAGCTTCCGTCCTGTACCACATGTGGCATTGCATGTCCCATCACCGGATCTGGATTGGGACGGAAGATTTTTATTGGTTTGGGTACGTCCCAAACGAGCGTTTTCGGCTCCCAAAACGGCGAAAGGTGGTGCTAGGCTGGCTGCGGGAGCGGGAAGAAGTGATCGGGGGAGAGCGGTGGGGGATTGAGGGCATGAAGTCGTGTTTGATTCGTGTTCTTGTTCCCGAAAACCATATTCCCCGCTACCGAGTGGATGGCAAGCTGGTAGTGCTCCGCGTCAATTTCGACCATCAGGAACCACGTTCTATTGCTCCAGCTGTGGGATGGCATATCACGGAAGAGGGCTGGTGGCTGCACAGTGGCGCTGAGCGGGAATTGCTCATGCTGTTGCGGGAACGAAAGCATACGATCCTTCGTCCGATTGAGCCGTCAGAGGAATGGTTGGGGTATCAGCCGGATTTTGTTCTGCCGGAGCGAAGTCCTCCTGTGTATGTAGATGTGTTGGATGAACCGGATGAGCTCTTGGAAGATCGGTCACCTCAAAAGAGGAAAAAGCAGGCGGAGATTTACCGAGCAGCGGCACGAAACCGGGTGATTCGCTATGTGCAGTGGCAGTCCGGTGATCCGGTGGAACTTTGA
- a CDS encoding leucine-rich repeat domain-containing protein, producing MFKKNILLLFALAVIVFFSSIFEVNREVRIPDPNLKRALINQGVDADNNGSISKGEMGKVVKLDLSGQSIEDLEGLQYLKKIQSLDLSNNYINNFESIKSLYTLNHLNISSNGIEKIDFLRDLKEAKTLYISNNKITNIDPIENLTNLTFLSAGFNRITSIEKLERLVNLKHLYLEFNQINDISALANLSSLETLHIFHNQITDIMPLQNLRVLKRLNIKENNIKDFSPLNKLNRLNQLEYNK from the coding sequence ATGTTCAAAAAAAACATTTTATTACTGTTTGCATTGGCAGTGATAGTATTTTTTTCTTCAATATTTGAGGTCAATCGGGAAGTACGTATTCCAGATCCGAATTTAAAGCGAGCTCTTATAAATCAGGGAGTTGATGCAGATAACAATGGATCTATTTCAAAAGGTGAAATGGGTAAAGTTGTAAAGTTAGATTTGTCGGGTCAAAGCATTGAAGATTTAGAAGGACTTCAGTATCTCAAAAAAATACAATCATTAGACCTATCCAACAATTATATAAATAATTTTGAAAGTATTAAAAGCCTATACACTCTTAACCATTTGAACATTAGTTCAAACGGAATTGAAAAAATTGATTTCCTGAGAGATCTAAAAGAAGCCAAAACGTTATATATATCAAACAATAAGATAACAAATATCGATCCCATCGAAAATCTAACGAATTTAACTTTTTTATCTGCAGGCTTCAATCGAATTACGTCTATTGAGAAACTAGAACGTTTAGTTAACTTGAAACATCTTTACTTAGAATTTAATCAGATAAATGATATATCAGCATTAGCCAATCTATCATCATTAGAGACTCTTCATATTTTCCATAACCAGATAACCGACATTATGCCTCTTCAAAATTTAAGAGTACTAAAAAGATTAAACATTAAGGAGAATAATATTAAGGATTTCTCTCCCTTAAACAAACTAAATCGACTCAATCAACTTGAATATAACAAATAA
- a CDS encoding winged helix DNA-binding protein — translation MKEVLCIIGESGEINKQSIIDTSRYSKTVVHACVEALYFSGLLKLRTPRRETLYSLSEEGQAFVDYLLLTSNEGGYYEPDEQ, via the coding sequence ATGAAAGAAGTTCTGTGTATCATCGGAGAGAGTGGAGAGATCAATAAACAATCGATCATTGACACGAGCAGATACAGCAAAACAGTCGTCCATGCTTGTGTTGAAGCGTTGTATTTTTCAGGACTTCTCAAGTTGAGGACACCAAGACGAGAAACGCTCTACTCACTCTCCGAGGAAGGACAAGCGTTTGTAGATTATTTGTTGCTGACTTCAAACGAGGGGGGATACTATGAGCCTGATGAACAGTAA
- the ltrA gene encoding group II intron reverse transcriptase/maturase, with protein sequence MQALRYWEYYGMTDTFTRLHEEAKQGKGFVRLYDIITSRENILLAFRTIKSNKGSVTPGTDGVTIEDIKRIPEDELVEKVRRILSNYQPKKVRRVYIPKEGRNGKRPLGIPCMIDRIIQQAFKQVLEPITEAHFYKHSYGFRPLRSAHHALARVQHLVNHARLHYVVDIDIKGFFDNVNHSLLMKQMWNMGIRDRKVLRIIMKILKAPIEGEGVPTKGTPQGGIISPLLSNIVLNDLDQWVAGQWETFRTRHQYSSNEKKNRALKETNLKEGYIVRYADDFKILCRDWKTAQKWYHAVRLYLKDRLKLDISPEKSQIVNLRKRKSEFLGFTIWAIKKGKKYVAHTGIRDKKKQQIKKQAKELIKNIQKSPTAQNVLRYNSFVLGIHNYFKKATHVNIEFSRIAYDLGRFLYNRLKGLSRYEHPEDPPPTYTKFYRNAYRTYKVAGVYLYPLADVQHEWNSYQFKQELTPFTMQGRELIHKRLQGDVEWELLKLMKSHIPNATVQYMDNRLSHYSMKMGKCEITGMFLFAEDVHCHHYLPKHLGGTDDFDNLRIIHKVVHRLIHATDPETIRNLLIRIMPSKTVLKRINQYRKKAGLELIG encoded by the coding sequence GTGCAGGCTTTAAGATACTGGGAGTACTACGGGATGACCGATACCTTCACCAGACTACATGAAGAGGCGAAGCAAGGGAAGGGGTTCGTCCGCCTCTATGACATCATCACCAGCCGTGAGAACATCCTCCTTGCCTTCCGCACCATCAAAAGCAACAAGGGATCGGTCACACCCGGCACAGATGGGGTTACCATCGAGGATATTAAGAGGATACCAGAGGACGAACTGGTTGAAAAAGTCAGGCGGATACTCTCCAACTACCAACCCAAAAAGGTAAGGAGAGTGTACATCCCTAAAGAAGGCAGAAACGGCAAACGTCCACTCGGAATCCCATGCATGATTGACCGCATCATCCAGCAGGCGTTTAAGCAGGTACTGGAACCGATAACCGAAGCCCACTTCTACAAGCACAGCTATGGTTTCAGGCCGCTGCGCTCGGCACACCATGCGCTGGCACGAGTGCAACACCTCGTAAACCACGCAAGACTTCATTACGTGGTTGACATCGACATCAAAGGTTTCTTTGATAACGTCAACCACTCCCTGCTGATGAAGCAGATGTGGAACATGGGAATCCGGGACAGAAAGGTGCTCCGCATTATCATGAAAATACTGAAAGCCCCCATTGAGGGTGAGGGAGTACCGACCAAGGGCACGCCACAGGGAGGAATCATCTCCCCATTGCTATCCAACATTGTGCTCAACGACTTAGACCAATGGGTAGCAGGACAATGGGAGACATTCCGAACACGGCACCAATACAGCAGCAACGAAAAGAAAAACAGAGCCCTCAAGGAAACCAATCTCAAAGAAGGATACATCGTCCGCTACGCGGATGATTTCAAAATCCTTTGCCGGGACTGGAAAACCGCCCAAAAGTGGTACCACGCCGTCCGCCTGTACCTGAAAGACCGCCTGAAACTCGACATCTCCCCCGAAAAGTCCCAAATCGTGAACCTTCGGAAACGAAAATCCGAATTCCTGGGTTTCACGATATGGGCGATCAAAAAGGGTAAGAAATACGTGGCGCACACGGGCATCCGGGACAAGAAGAAACAGCAAATCAAGAAACAAGCCAAGGAACTCATCAAAAACATCCAGAAATCCCCGACAGCCCAAAATGTGCTACGATACAACAGCTTCGTCCTAGGAATCCATAACTACTTCAAGAAGGCAACACACGTAAACATTGAATTCTCACGCATTGCCTACGACCTAGGCAGGTTCCTGTATAACAGGCTCAAGGGTCTCTCCAGATACGAGCATCCCGAAGACCCGCCACCGACGTACACCAAATTCTATAGGAATGCCTATAGAACGTACAAGGTGGCAGGGGTTTATCTCTACCCGCTGGCAGACGTACAGCATGAATGGAACAGTTATCAATTCAAACAAGAACTAACCCCATTCACTATGCAGGGTAGAGAACTCATCCACAAACGACTACAGGGTGACGTGGAATGGGAACTTCTCAAATTGATGAAGTCCCACATTCCAAACGCAACGGTACAGTATATGGACAACCGCCTAAGCCACTACAGCATGAAGATGGGCAAGTGTGAAATAACGGGCATGTTCCTCTTCGCCGAAGATGTACACTGCCATCACTATCTGCCCAAGCATCTTGGTGGCACGGATGATTTCGACAACCTCAGAATCATCCACAAGGTTGTCCATAGACTGATACATGCCACAGACCCTGAGACGATCCGGAACCTGCTGATACGAATCATGCCATCAAAGACGGTACTGAAGCGCATCAACCAGTATCGGAAGAAAGCTGGGCTGGAACTTATCGGTTAA
- a CDS encoding A24 family peptidase, giving the protein MGFSLIVLLIATFTDWKWRIIPDWLTYPSMVVSLLFHYFHDQLGHSVFGGLFVLSMLLGLSFFVQDGIGGGDMKLLTFLGFALGFPLVNGVILLSFLSGLVFSKVMNQVHVPFAPFITFSFMILLPTISVG; this is encoded by the coding sequence ATGGGGTTCTCTCTCATTGTTCTGTTGATCGCCACTTTCACGGATTGGAAATGGCGGATCATCCCGGATTGGTTGACGTATCCGTCTATGGTGGTTTCGCTCCTGTTCCATTACTTTCATGACCAATTGGGGCATTCCGTATTTGGTGGTCTTTTTGTGTTATCCATGCTGCTGGGACTTTCATTTTTCGTACAAGACGGTATTGGGGGAGGGGACATGAAACTCCTTACCTTCTTGGGATTTGCACTTGGGTTCCCGCTCGTAAATGGGGTGATATTATTGTCTTTTTTGTCGGGGCTCGTTTTTTCTAAAGTGATGAATCAAGTTCATGTACCGTTTGCACCGTTTATCACGTTTTCATTCATGATCCTGCTGCCGACGATTTCGGTGGGGTAA